The nucleotide sequence AACGAAGTGTCTGCTGACCCCTTAAGCATGCGCGCGAGGCTTGCGTGAAGAAAGAGCCAATTGTCCCTTTTTGCCGGCTTTTACCGGAAATGATTCAGATAGTTACTGTTTCTGTTGACTACCGCCAGCGTCAGCGGCAAAGAAAATGTGAGGCAAAAAAAACGCCACAGCGAGGCTGTGGCGTTTTCAATCTGATTGTTTCTGACTGAATTACAGTGACAGGAACAGACCTGCAATCGTTGCAGACATCAGGTTAGACAGCGTACCTGCGGCAACGGCTTTCATACCGAAGCGGGCAATGTCGTGACGACGGCTTGGTGCCAGACCGCCCAGACCACCCAGCAGGATCGCAATCGAAGACAGGTTTGCGAAACCACACAGGGCGAAAGAAATGATCGCTTTGGTCTTCTCAGTCATCGCTGCGCCAGTTTCAGCAACCAGCAGACCACCATCAGCCACATCTTTCAGGTATGGTGTGAAGTTCAGGTAAGCCACGAACTCGTTCACGACTATCTTCTGACCGATGAAAGAACCGGCAATCTGTGCTTCATTCCAAGGCACACCAATCAGGAAGGCCAGCGGCTGGAAGACATAACCCAGGATCAGCTCCAGCGTCAGTTCAGGCATACCGAACCAACCACCAACACCACCCAGAATACCATTGATCAGGGCAATCAGACCGATGAAGGCCAGCAGCATCGCACCGACGTTCAGGGCAAGTTGCATACCGGAAGACGCACCCGCAGCCGCTGCGTCAATGACGTTCGCAGGCTTGTCATCGTGACCTTCATCATCTTTATCAACGCCCAATTGATCCACAGGCGTTTCTGTTTCCGGCTTGATGATTTTTGCAAACAGCAGACCACCCGGTGCCGCCATGAAAGAGGCTGCAATCAGGTATTCCAGCGGTACACCCATAGAGGCATAACCGGCCAGTACACCACCGGCAACAGACGCCAGACCACCACACATCACCGCAAACAGCTCAGACTGAGTCATCTTAGGTACAAACGGACGCACAACCAGTGGTGCTTCAGTTTGACCCACGAAAATGTTTGCTGTTGCAGACATGGATTCGGCACGGGACGTTCCCAGCGCTTTTTGCAGTGCGCCACCCAGAATGTTAATCACAAACTGCATGATGCCCAAGTAGTACAATACGCTGATCAGTGCTGAGAAAAACACGATAACCGGCAGCACTTTCAGGGCGAAGACGAAACCGCCGCCACCGAAGACTTCAAACATCTTGCCTGAGACCAGACCGCCGAACAGGAAAGAAATCCCCTGATCGCCGTAACCGATCACATTAGCAACGAATTGTGATGCACCATACAGCACATCACGGCCTACCGGCACATACAGTACGAATGCGCCGAAGAAGAATTGAATGGCAAACGCGCCACCCACAGTACGTAAGTTAATAGCTTTACGGTTATCAGACAGCAGCACAGCCACAAGCAGCAGCACAACCATCCCAACCAGGCTCATAAACACGCTCATAGTTTATGGCATCCCTATAGTTAAATTTTGGCGTCTCGACAATTCGGCTCTCTCAAGAGTCGGGCGCATTATACGCATGGCAACTTACAGCATGTAATGCACACATCACACTTTGATTGGAAACCGAGTGAAAGTTGAATATCAAGTGTGATGAAACTCACACCAAAGCACGACCTGATGCATAAAGAAAAGCCAGAGAAATGTCAGAATCATCAAATTTGAGAAGGCAGTGCAAACAAAACTTCTGCATTTTTGCTAGTAGCAGCAGCGAGTACCGCCAATGATTCTGATCTCAGGTCAGCCAGAGCCGCTAACACGAAGGCGACTCTGTCCGGCTGATTTGGTTCTCCCTGGTAACCGGCCAACGGCATATCTGGCGCATCAGTTTCCAGTAGCAGTGCATCAAGAGGTAACTGACTCATTGTAGTTCGAGTTTTGTTCGCTCTGCGATAGGTGATCGTACCACCGACTCCAATTTTGATACCTAGATCAAGAAGTTGAGACGCTTGCTGCAAACTGCCACTGAATGCGTGATAAACCCCTCCCCGAATTGGCGGGCAGGATTTCAGGCAACGGATCAGTTCAGGAAAGGCTTTGCGGCAATGAAGGATCACCGGCAGGTTAAAATGATTAGCGAATTCCAGTTGCCTGAGCAGCCAGTCCATCTGTTGCTGCCTGTCTGCCGCGGCAATCGCAAAATCCAGCCCGCATTCCCCGACCGCTACACAGCGGTTGCCCGCCTCCTGACTAACTTTTTCCAGCATCTTCTCCAGCTGGGCCAGTGTGTCGGCATCATGCTCGGAGGCAAAATACGGGTGCATGCCCAGCGCATAGTAGAGCGCTGGCTGTGCAGGTGGTGCCGGACGGGCACACAGGGTCTGGATAAGCTGCCAGTTTCGCGCCCCGACCGAAGGGATCACGATATGGCTGACACCAACCTGCCCGGCTTTAACCAGATAGGGCTCGGGATCAGCGGCAAACGGCGGAAAATCAAAATGGCAGTGGCTATCGATCAGCTGCACGCGGCTCATCCTCTGGTGCCGTTTCACAGGCCTTCCTTCTGGCAGCGCGCTGCGCCGGATGGCGGGCATCGTCTTCATCATAACGAACCGGAGCACAACAGCGCCGGTTTTCCGGTACAAAACCCATACGCTCGCACCAGGCATCGTAGCGGGCCAGCCAACGGCGGATCAGAGTTAACATCGCACTCCCCTTTTCGGATGCAGTGAGTTCGGAATGATTATGTCTGGCATAGTTTGAATACAGAACAGTATCACGCCTGAGCCGGGCGACATCAAGTCAACGGCTGGCAACAGGCGCGATACGATAAAAAAAGCCCCTGAAATCAGGAGCTTTTTCTTTCTTCAACGATTCACAGATTCATCATGAACCGTCAGGCATCAGTGCTCGCGGGTGGCGCGGAAATCCACTTCAGGGAAACGCTCTTTCGCCAGATTGAGGTTGACCATGGTCGGGGCGATGTAAGTGAGATTATCTCCACCGTCCAGCGCCAGATTGACCTCATTCTTGCGACGAAACTCTTCGAATTTCTTGCCATCGGCACATTCAACCCAGCGGGCGGTGGCAACGTTGACGCTCTCGTAAATGGCTTCCACGTTGTACTCAGATTTCAGACGGGCAACCACCACGTCAAACTGCAGTACACCGACCGCGCCGACGATCAGATCATTGTTCATCAGCGGACGGAACACCTGCACCGCCCCTTCTTCCGACAGCTGGACCAGGCCTTTCAGCAACTGCTTTTGCTTCAGTGGATCTTTCAGTCGGATACGACGGAACAGTTCCGGTGCAAAGTTCGGGATGCCGGCAAACTTCAGGCTTTCCCCCTGAGTAAAGGTATCACCAATCTGAATCGTGCCATGGTTGTGCAGACCAATGATGTCACCGGCATACGCATTTTCAGCGCGGGCACGGTCACCAGCCATGAAGGTGACGGCATCCGAAATGCTGACAGTCTTACCGGTACGGACATGGTTCATTTTCATGCCTTGCGTGTAAGTGCCTGACACAACGCGCATGAATGCAATCCGGTCACGGTGTTTCGGGTCCATATTGGCCTGAATCTTGAACACGAAACCGGAGAACTTCTCTTCGGTCGCTTCAACTTCACGCTCGTTAGCCTGACGTGGCAGCGGCGCAGGCGCCCACTCAGTCAGGCCGTCCAGCATATGGTCCACACCAAAGTTACCCAGTGCCGTACCGA is from Photobacterium sp. TLY01 and encodes:
- a CDS encoding TatD family hydrolase — encoded protein: MQLIDSHCHFDFPPFAADPEPYLVKAGQVGVSHIVIPSVGARNWQLIQTLCARPAPPAQPALYYALGMHPYFASEHDADTLAQLEKMLEKVSQEAGNRCVAVGECGLDFAIAAADRQQQMDWLLRQLEFANHFNLPVILHCRKAFPELIRCLKSCPPIRGGVYHAFSGSLQQASQLLDLGIKIGVGGTITYRRANKTRTTMSQLPLDALLLETDAPDMPLAGYQGEPNQPDRVAFVLAALADLRSESLAVLAAATSKNAEVLFALPSQI
- the prfC gene encoding peptide chain release factor 3; this encodes MSFLTEVGKRRTFAIISHPDAGKTTITEKVLLFGNALQRAGTVKGRGSNQHAKSDWMEMEKERGISVTTSVMQFPYNECLVNLLDTPGHEDFSEDTYRTLTAVDSCLMVIDAAKGVEDRTRKLMEVTRLRDTPIVTFMNKLDRDIRDPMELLDEVESELNIACAPVSWPIGCGKEFKGVYHIHRDETILYATGQGHTIQEVRIVKGLDNPELDAAVGEELAGQLRDELELVLGASHEFDRDLFLKGELTPVFFGTALGNFGVDHMLDGLTEWAPAPLPRQANEREVEATEEKFSGFVFKIQANMDPKHRDRIAFMRVVSGTYTQGMKMNHVRTGKTVSISDAVTFMAGDRARAENAYAGDIIGLHNHGTIQIGDTFTQGESLKFAGIPNFAPELFRRIRLKDPLKQKQLLKGLVQLSEEGAVQVFRPLMNNDLIVGAVGVLQFDVVVARLKSEYNVEAIYESVNVATARWVECADGKKFEEFRRKNEVNLALDGGDNLTYIAPTMVNLNLAKERFPEVDFRATREH
- a CDS encoding NupC/NupG family nucleoside CNT transporter, whose product is MSVFMSLVGMVVLLLVAVLLSDNRKAINLRTVGGAFAIQFFFGAFVLYVPVGRDVLYGASQFVANVIGYGDQGISFLFGGLVSGKMFEVFGGGGFVFALKVLPVIVFFSALISVLYYLGIMQFVINILGGALQKALGTSRAESMSATANIFVGQTEAPLVVRPFVPKMTQSELFAVMCGGLASVAGGVLAGYASMGVPLEYLIAASFMAAPGGLLFAKIIKPETETPVDQLGVDKDDEGHDDKPANVIDAAAAGASSGMQLALNVGAMLLAFIGLIALINGILGGVGGWFGMPELTLELILGYVFQPLAFLIGVPWNEAQIAGSFIGQKIVVNEFVAYLNFTPYLKDVADGGLLVAETGAAMTEKTKAIISFALCGFANLSSIAILLGGLGGLAPSRRHDIARFGMKAVAAGTLSNLMSATIAGLFLSL